The following nucleotide sequence is from Halanaerobiales bacterium.
AATTCAAAATTCTACAAAATTCGATTTGCTATTATAGATAGATGTTGCTATAATTAAATCAGAGTATTTTTGTGTGAAAAAGAAAAATTTTAAAAGAGGAGAAAAACCATGGATAAAAAGATAGCTATTGTTACTGATAGTACTTCGGATTTAAAGAGTGAAGAGTTAGAGGAATTGGGAATAGAGTCATTACCTTTGAAAGTTATATATGATAATAAACAATTTCATGATAGAGTAGATATACAACCCCAGGAAGTTTATGAAAAATTAGAAGAGGAAATTCCTACTACATCGATGCCTTCCCCAAAAGAAATTAAAAAAACATATTTAAAATTAAAAGAACAGGGTTATACTCATATTATTTCTATTCATATTTCTAGTGGTCTCTCAGCTACTTATAATAATTGTAAAATGGTAGCTGACCAGATGGAAGAAATTACTGTAGAAGTAATAGATTCAAAAATGTTGTCAAAAGGATTGGGAAGGTTGGTTTTATATGCCCAGGAATTAGTTGATAAAGGTGAAGATGATTTTGAAGAAATAATTGAAAAAATTGAAGCTAAGAAAGAAAAGATAGAGGTATTTTTTGTTGTTAAGACTTTGAAGTATCTAAAAGAAGGCGGCAGGATTGGTAAAGTTGCTGGAACCATTGCCCAATTATTAAACATTAAACCCATTATATCAATTGATGATGATGGAGAATATTTTACTTTTGATAAAATTAGAGGTAGAAGTCGTTCTCTAGATAAAATGTTTTCTATAATTAAAGATAGATTAAAAGAAGATAAAAATTATTTATTAGATGTAGTTAATGCTGCTGCTGAAGAAGAAGCTAGTAAGCTAAAAAACAAATTTGAAGGATTAGATTCTATTAAAGAAATATTTTTAGGAGAAATAAGTCCGGTTATGATTGTGCATACTGGCCCTGGTTTAATAGGGGTTGTTCTCACAGAAATGGATGATAAAAATTAAATTATAAGCTTTATTAACAAAATAAAATATATTTAAAAGTTAAACCTCTTTCATAAATTTTGAAAAATATGATATAATTTATGAAAGGGGTTTTGTTAATTATATAACAAACGATTATACAGTATAATCTTTTGTTATTTTAGATTTAGTAGAGTATAGTATATAATAGTTTTGAAAGAAGAAAAAGAA
It contains:
- a CDS encoding DegV family protein, producing MDKKIAIVTDSTSDLKSEELEELGIESLPLKVIYDNKQFHDRVDIQPQEVYEKLEEEIPTTSMPSPKEIKKTYLKLKEQGYTHIISIHISSGLSATYNNCKMVADQMEEITVEVIDSKMLSKGLGRLVLYAQELVDKGEDDFEEIIEKIEAKKEKIEVFFVVKTLKYLKEGGRIGKVAGTIAQLLNIKPIISIDDDGEYFTFDKIRGRSRSLDKMFSIIKDRLKEDKNYLLDVVNAAAEEEASKLKNKFEGLDSIKEIFLGEISPVMIVHTGPGLIGVVLTEMDDKN